Proteins encoded by one window of Cylindrospermum stagnale PCC 7417:
- a CDS encoding non-ribosomal peptide synthetase gives MNQLINGNDMEEISRNVSTIVELLRYRGLHQPNNQAFTFLQDGETQETILTYLELDRRSRAVASQLQALGLSGERALLLYPPGLEYLAAFFGCLYAGVVAVPAYPPRNQRNTPRILAILNDAQAAVILTTTAISSQVQSLFEDKFNINNIHWLTTDNLTAGIEAAWQEPFINQDTLAFLQYTSGSTCTPKGVMLSHGNLLHNAAVTRQYMEHSPSSKFVTWLPVYHDMGLIGGVLQPLYSSFPCIMMPPATFLQRPYRWLEIISRYRGTTSGAPNFAYELCIEKITTEQRATLDLSSWSVAFNGAEPIRNETLARFADTFAESGFRPEAFYPCYGMAEATLMVSGSVKSALVTTKNFQKNALERNHVIDTANEENSVALVGCGRVVPQQQIVIANPETLTSCATNEVGEIWVSGPSIGSGYWNRPEETEQTFGAYLQDTEAGPFLRTGDLGFLHNDELFITGRVKDLIIIRGRNLYPQDLELTAERSHKMLRSGSGAAFAVEVEKEERLVVVQELDFRAKPNIEQVIGAIRQAVAEEHEVQVYAVVLIKAGTIPKTSSGKIQRRSTKAGFLAGTLDIVGSNILDISQVREAEEILTRAELLAIEPSQQQQLLNSYLQKLITRVLRVTPSQLDYQQPLSHLGLDSLKVFELKNQIEVDFQVGISVADFFDGVSLAELATQILEQVNNNLPCKSLPISKTTTSQDPLSFTQQQLWFINQLRPGTPAYNIAVAVHLKKQLNVSALVLSLNEIIQRHQILRTSFEIVAGEPVQKVADVVKLTLPEVDLRHFPDEQQQSELQKLSQQAAKISFDLAQAPLLQVKLLHLPAESILLLTLHHLVADGWSIKILVEELSAIYQAFADEKPSPLPELPVQYTDFVNWQRNRLQGGVLEKHLAYWKQQLSGNLPVLQLPTDRPRPPIQTFRGAQQKFVLSKTLTEAIKQISQQESVTLFMTLLAAFQTLLYRYTGEEDIIIGSPIANRNRVEIEKLIGCFVNTLVLRTNLDGNPSFKELLLRVRQVAIEAYTHQDLPFEKLVEELKPNRDLSYNPLFQVMFVLQNSVSDGIWKTEEMDTETAKFDAFLSMVDSEAGLVGTLEYNIDLFNAETIKRMVGHFQTLLEGIVANSNQRISNLPLLTSAERQTLLVDWNNTKVDFPQAACIHQLFEAQVEKTPDAVAVVFENQKLTYRELNQRSNKLAHYLQSSGVKPEILVGICMERSVEMVVGILAIMKAGGAYLPLDPTYPQQRLAFMLKDAQVSLLLVQPHLVDELPPHQAQVISVNSNFAAFSDYSQNNPTTNIQLENIAYVIYTSGSTGKPKGAINTHQGLCNRLLWMQDTYQLTPNDRVLQKTPFSFDVSVWEFFWPLFTGATLVLAKPGGHQDASYLVQLITQEQITTLHFVPSMLQVFLEEIEVDKCHSIKRIICSGEALSLELKEHFFERLQAELYNLYGPTEAAIDVTSWCCKPDKKETIVPIGRPIANTQIYVLDRHLQPVPVGIPGELHIGGVGLARGYLNRPELTHEKFIPHPFNSEKRLYKTGDLARYRVDGSIDFLGRIDHQAKVRGFRIELGEIEAVLAQHPNVRDTVVIASENRLIAYVVPEQKTASSVNELRHFLKVNLPEYMIPSAFVFLEALPLNPNGKLDRRALPTPENLRPELTATYQSPQSEIEKTIANMWQDLLHLEKVGVNDNFFDIGGHSLLVVQLNNKLREILKRDLSVVEIFQNPTIKSLAQHLGKKPDNVPAFKSMRERTQKQIEAINKQQLLHKQRKKL, from the coding sequence ATGAATCAACTCATCAATGGCAATGATATGGAAGAAATTTCCCGTAACGTCTCTACAATTGTGGAACTGTTGCGTTACAGAGGTCTACACCAACCCAATAATCAGGCTTTTACCTTCCTACAGGATGGAGAAACTCAAGAAACAATATTGACATATCTTGAGTTAGATCGGCGATCGCGAGCCGTTGCCTCTCAATTGCAAGCTTTAGGATTGAGTGGAGAACGAGCCTTACTCCTTTATCCACCAGGTTTAGAATATCTTGCCGCCTTTTTTGGTTGTCTATATGCAGGGGTGGTAGCAGTTCCGGCTTATCCTCCACGCAACCAACGCAACACCCCCAGAATTTTAGCAATTTTGAATGATGCACAAGCGGCTGTAATCCTTACCACCACAGCCATCTCGTCTCAAGTGCAATCCTTATTTGAAGATAAATTTAATATAAATAATATTCATTGGCTGACTACCGATAATCTCACTGCTGGGATTGAAGCAGCTTGGCAAGAACCTTTTATTAATCAAGATACACTGGCATTTTTACAATACACTTCTGGTTCTACTTGCACACCTAAAGGTGTCATGCTTAGTCATGGCAATTTGCTACACAATGCCGCCGTGACTCGCCAGTATATGGAACATTCCCCCAGTAGTAAATTTGTTACTTGGCTTCCTGTTTATCATGACATGGGACTCATCGGCGGCGTACTGCAACCTCTGTACAGCAGTTTTCCTTGTATCATGATGCCACCAGCAACTTTTCTCCAGCGTCCCTACCGTTGGTTAGAAATAATTTCTCGTTACAGAGGAACCACCAGTGGTGCTCCTAACTTTGCCTACGAACTTTGTATTGAAAAAATAACGACAGAACAACGCGCTACCCTGGATTTAAGCAGTTGGAGCGTAGCTTTTAACGGCGCTGAACCTATTCGCAACGAGACTTTAGCGCGTTTTGCTGATACTTTTGCTGAATCTGGTTTTCGTCCAGAAGCTTTTTATCCTTGCTATGGGATGGCAGAAGCAACCTTGATGGTATCTGGTAGCGTCAAATCTGCTTTAGTCACAACTAAAAATTTCCAAAAAAATGCTTTAGAACGCAACCATGTAATTGATACAGCTAACGAAGAAAATTCTGTAGCCTTAGTCGGTTGTGGCCGAGTTGTACCACAACAGCAGATTGTCATTGCTAACCCGGAAACCTTAACCAGTTGTGCAACCAATGAAGTTGGGGAAATTTGGGTTTCTGGGCCGAGTATTGGTTCTGGTTACTGGAATCGACCAGAGGAAACAGAGCAAACCTTCGGCGCTTACCTCCAAGATACAGAAGCAGGGCCATTTTTGCGGACTGGAGATTTAGGTTTTTTGCACAACGATGAACTCTTCATTACTGGTCGCGTCAAAGATTTAATCATCATTAGGGGACGAAATCTTTACCCGCAAGACCTAGAACTGACCGCAGAACGGAGCCATAAAATGTTGCGTTCAGGGAGTGGAGCGGCTTTTGCGGTGGAAGTGGAAAAAGAAGAACGATTGGTAGTGGTACAAGAACTAGATTTTCGAGCTAAACCTAATATAGAGCAAGTTATCGGTGCTATTCGTCAGGCTGTAGCCGAAGAACATGAAGTACAAGTCTATGCAGTCGTTTTAATCAAAGCTGGCACCATTCCCAAGACTTCCAGTGGTAAGATTCAGCGCCGGTCTACAAAAGCAGGATTTTTAGCAGGTACATTAGATATCGTTGGTAGCAATATTCTAGACATTTCCCAGGTGAGAGAGGCTGAAGAGATTCTGACACGCGCCGAATTACTAGCAATAGAGCCATCACAACAACAACAGTTATTAAATTCTTACTTACAAAAACTAATAACACGGGTACTGAGGGTAACACCTTCTCAGTTAGATTATCAGCAACCTTTAAGTCATTTGGGTTTAGATTCCCTCAAAGTTTTCGAGTTAAAAAACCAGATTGAGGTTGATTTTCAAGTAGGGATATCTGTAGCAGATTTTTTTGATGGTGTTAGTCTCGCTGAGTTAGCAACTCAAATTTTAGAGCAAGTTAATAATAATCTTCCTTGTAAATCTCTGCCTATCTCTAAGACAACCACCAGCCAAGATCCTCTAAGTTTTACTCAACAACAGTTGTGGTTTATCAATCAACTGCGACCGGGGACACCTGCATATAATATTGCTGTAGCTGTTCATCTAAAAAAACAACTGAATGTCTCTGCATTGGTATTGAGTCTCAACGAAATTATTCAAAGACACCAAATTTTGCGAACAAGTTTTGAAATAGTCGCAGGTGAACCTGTCCAGAAAGTTGCTGATGTTGTGAAATTAACTTTACCAGAAGTTGATTTACGGCATTTTCCCGACGAACAGCAGCAGAGCGAATTGCAAAAATTATCTCAGCAAGCAGCTAAAATATCCTTTGATTTAGCGCAAGCACCATTATTGCAGGTGAAACTGCTGCATTTGCCAGCAGAATCAATATTACTTTTGACACTGCATCATCTGGTGGCTGATGGGTGGTCAATCAAGATTTTAGTTGAAGAATTATCAGCAATTTATCAAGCTTTCGCTGATGAAAAGCCGTCACCATTACCAGAACTTCCTGTACAATACACTGACTTTGTAAATTGGCAACGAAACCGTTTACAAGGTGGAGTTTTAGAAAAGCATTTAGCTTATTGGAAACAACAATTAAGTGGAAATCTCCCAGTACTGCAATTACCTACAGACCGTCCCCGACCGCCAATACAGACTTTCCGGGGAGCGCAGCAAAAGTTTGTTTTATCTAAAACCTTAACTGAAGCAATTAAACAGATCAGCCAACAGGAAAGCGTGACTTTATTCATGACTTTGTTAGCGGCGTTTCAGACTTTGCTTTACCGCTACACAGGTGAGGAAGATATTATTATCGGTTCACCAATTGCTAACCGCAATCGTGTTGAAATAGAAAAACTAATCGGTTGTTTTGTCAATACTTTAGTATTGCGTACCAATTTAGATGGAAATCCTAGCTTTAAAGAATTGCTCTTGAGAGTGCGTCAGGTGGCAATTGAAGCCTATACTCACCAAGATTTGCCATTTGAGAAGCTGGTTGAAGAGTTAAAACCAAACCGGGATTTAAGCTATAACCCATTATTCCAGGTAATGTTTGTTCTCCAAAATTCTGTATCAGATGGAATCTGGAAAACTGAGGAGATGGATACTGAAACAGCCAAGTTTGATGCCTTTTTATCGATGGTGGATAGTGAAGCGGGATTGGTCGGGACGCTGGAATACAACATCGATTTATTTAATGCAGAAACTATCAAACGAATGGTAGGACATTTCCAAACTTTGCTAGAGGGTATCGTTGCTAATTCTAACCAGCGTATTTCTAACTTACCACTATTGACCTCTGCTGAACGGCAGACACTGCTGGTAGACTGGAACAACACTAAAGTTGATTTCCCCCAAGCAGCTTGCATCCATCAATTATTTGAGGCACAGGTAGAAAAAACACCGGATGCTGTAGCAGTGGTATTTGAGAATCAAAAACTTACTTACCGCGAGTTAAATCAACGCTCCAATAAACTCGCTCACTACCTACAAAGTTCAGGTGTGAAACCAGAGATATTGGTTGGTATTTGTATGGAGCGTTCTGTAGAAATGGTAGTTGGGATATTAGCAATCATGAAAGCCGGTGGTGCGTATTTACCGCTAGATCCTACCTATCCTCAACAGCGTTTAGCGTTCATGTTAAAAGATGCTCAAGTATCTTTGTTGCTGGTGCAACCGCATCTAGTTGATGAATTACCACCACATCAAGCCCAAGTTATAAGTGTAAATAGCAATTTTGCAGCATTTTCTGATTACAGCCAAAACAACCCGACTACTAACATCCAGTTAGAAAACATTGCCTATGTAATTTATACTTCTGGTTCCACAGGCAAACCCAAAGGAGCTATTAACACTCATCAAGGCTTATGCAACCGCTTACTGTGGATGCAAGACACTTATCAACTAACACCCAATGATAGAGTTTTGCAAAAAACACCTTTTAGTTTTGATGTGTCTGTTTGGGAATTTTTCTGGCCTTTATTTACTGGTGCTACTCTAGTTTTAGCCAAACCTGGTGGTCATCAAGATGCAAGCTATCTAGTGCAACTTATTACCCAAGAGCAGATTACAACATTGCACTTTGTCCCCTCAATGCTGCAAGTCTTTTTAGAGGAAATCGAGGTTGATAAATGCCATAGTATCAAACGGATAATTTGTAGTGGTGAGGCACTATCCTTAGAGCTAAAAGAACACTTTTTTGAGCGGTTGCAGGCAGAACTATATAATCTATACGGGCCAACAGAAGCAGCTATTGATGTCACTTCATGGTGCTGTAAACCGGATAAAAAAGAAACAATTGTTCCTATCGGTCGCCCAATTGCCAATACTCAGATATATGTATTAGATAGGCATTTACAACCTGTTCCTGTTGGTATTCCGGGTGAATTGCATATCGGTGGCGTTGGTTTGGCACGAGGATATTTAAATAGACCTGAGTTGACTCACGAAAAATTTATCCCTCATCCATTTAACTCAGAAAAACGTCTTTACAAAACAGGTGATTTAGCACGTTATCGAGTTGATGGAAGCATTGATTTTTTAGGCAGAATTGACCATCAAGCAAAAGTTCGCGGCTTCCGTATAGAATTGGGAGAAATTGAGGCAGTTTTAGCACAACATCCAAATGTGCGAGACACAGTAGTCATTGCTAGTGAAAATCGTCTTATTGCTTATGTAGTGCCTGAGCAAAAGACAGCATCTTCTGTGAATGAATTACGACATTTTCTGAAGGTAAATCTGCCTGAATATATGATTCCTTCTGCCTTTGTATTTTTAGAAGCATTACCTCTAAACCCCAATGGCAAATTAGACCGTCGTGCTTTACCTACACCAGAAAATTTGCGTCCAGAATTAACAGCTACTTATCAGTCTCCTCAATCTGAGATAGAGAAAACAATAGCTAATATGTGGCAAGATCTGCTGCATTTAGAAAAAGTAGGTGTCAATGATAATTTCTTTGACATTGGTGGACATTCTTTGCTAGTAGTGCAGCTAAATAACAAACTACGGGAGATATTAAAACGAGATTTATCAGTTGTAGAAATTTTTCAAAACCCCACTATTAAGTCATTGGCTCAACATTTAGGCAAAAAACCAGATAATGTTCCTGCTTTTAAATCAATGCGTGAAAGGACTCAGAAGCAAATAGAGGCTATCAATAAACAACAATTGTTGCATAAGCAAAGAAAAAAATTATAA